A single Dechloromonas denitrificans DNA region contains:
- a CDS encoding LysR substrate-binding domain-containing protein — protein MSLDLRRLPSLDHLKGFVAAARHSSFTKAGEALFLSQSAISRQVQALEAQLGAPLFRRSTRQLALTPQGEILYRAARAAFAGLAEAVEQIAAPRRPGLTVSTSIGFAALWLVPRLSLFQEEHPEIDVRLSAENRAVDLVVDDVDLAIRYCAPGDAPDGSAKLFDEALLPVIGPALRPLLPPTGGLDGATLGQLTLLAFTDATAHPWFDWNAWLKPLGLDAGQARGRLQFNHYDQCIAAAQAGQGIALGREPLIREQLADGRLLALAPARPVPQRAYYLLRGARAGQPAVAAFTDWLLRQTGRPAGQQ, from the coding sequence ATGAGCCTCGACCTGCGCCGCCTGCCTTCACTCGACCACCTCAAGGGCTTTGTCGCCGCGGCCCGCCATTCCAGCTTCACCAAGGCGGGCGAAGCGCTGTTCCTCAGCCAGTCGGCGATCAGCCGGCAAGTCCAGGCGCTGGAGGCGCAGCTCGGCGCGCCGCTGTTCCGGCGCAGTACCCGGCAACTCGCTCTGACGCCCCAGGGCGAAATCCTTTACCGCGCCGCCCGCGCCGCCTTCGCCGGCCTCGCCGAGGCGGTCGAGCAGATCGCCGCGCCCCGCCGCCCCGGGTTGACCGTGTCGACCTCGATCGGTTTCGCCGCATTGTGGCTGGTGCCCCGCCTGTCGCTGTTCCAGGAGGAACACCCGGAAATCGACGTGCGCCTTTCCGCCGAAAACCGCGCCGTCGATCTCGTCGTCGACGACGTCGATCTGGCCATCCGCTATTGCGCGCCGGGCGATGCGCCGGACGGCAGCGCCAAGCTGTTCGACGAAGCCCTGCTGCCGGTCATCGGCCCGGCCTTGCGCCCGCTGCTGCCGCCCACCGGCGGCCTGGACGGCGCGACGCTCGGGCAACTGACGCTGCTCGCCTTCACCGATGCGACGGCCCATCCGTGGTTCGACTGGAACGCCTGGCTCAAGCCGCTCGGTCTCGACGCCGGACAGGCCAGGGGCCGCCTGCAGTTCAATCATTACGACCAGTGCATCGCCGCGGCGCAGGCCGGCCAGGGCATCGCCCTCGGCCGCGAACCGCTGATCCGCGAGCAGCTCGCCGATGGCCGGCTGCTCGCGCTGGCTCCCGCCCGGCCGGTACCGCAACGCGCCTACTACCTGCTGCGCGGCGCCCGGGCCGGACAACCGGCGGTCGCCGCCTTCACCGACTGGCTGTTGCGGCAGACCGGCCGCCCCGCCGGGCAGCAATGA
- a CDS encoding LysR substrate-binding domain-containing protein encodes MRDLPPLHTLPAFEAAARLGSFLAAAEALHLTPSAISHRIRLLEEHVGQALFERRHRAIILTATGRRYLAVVREALLRLDEASGVLRAPQRERLRISAAPAIASKWLVSRVTAYQETHPDLEFALATATGLAPLLAGEADIGLRYGEEEWPGLLAWKLFEERVFPVCSPTLAAGLHQPQDLARSRLLRHPLLSWQRWFAAAGISHPEPSTGPLYEDALLMLEAAVAGHGVALMAASLAMPYVAEGRLVRPFAEDCADRSFYVVAPPAIQERPAVMAFVRWLVRNAHDLV; translated from the coding sequence ATGCGCGACCTGCCGCCGCTCCACACCCTGCCGGCCTTCGAAGCCGCCGCCCGGCTCGGCAGTTTTCTGGCCGCCGCCGAGGCGCTGCATCTGACGCCTTCGGCGATCAGCCACCGCATCCGTCTGCTCGAGGAACACGTCGGCCAGGCACTGTTCGAACGGCGCCACCGAGCGATCATCCTGACCGCCACCGGCCGCCGCTATCTGGCGGTGGTCCGCGAGGCCCTGTTGCGCCTTGATGAAGCGAGCGGCGTACTGCGCGCCCCGCAGCGCGAACGGCTGCGCATTTCAGCCGCGCCGGCGATCGCCAGCAAGTGGCTGGTCAGTCGTGTCACGGCCTATCAGGAAACCCATCCCGACCTCGAATTCGCTCTCGCCACCGCCACCGGTCTCGCCCCGCTGCTGGCCGGCGAAGCCGACATCGGGCTGCGCTACGGCGAAGAGGAATGGCCCGGCCTGCTTGCCTGGAAGCTGTTCGAGGAACGCGTCTTCCCGGTGTGCAGCCCGACCCTCGCGGCCGGCCTGCACCAGCCACAGGATCTCGCGCGGAGCCGCCTGCTGCGCCACCCGCTGCTGTCCTGGCAGCGCTGGTTCGCCGCCGCCGGCATCAGCCACCCGGAACCGTCCACCGGCCCGCTCTACGAGGACGCCCTGCTGATGCTCGAAGCCGCCGTCGCCGGCCACGGCGTCGCACTGATGGCGGCGTCGCTGGCCATGCCTTATGTTGCCGAAGGCCGCCTGGTCCGCCCCTTCGCCGAGGACTGCGCCGACCGCAGCTTCTATGTCGTCGCCCCGCCGGCGATCCAGGAACGGCCGGCGGTGATGGCCTTCGTTCGCTGGCTGGTGCGCAACGCGCACGATCTCGTTTAG
- a CDS encoding RNA polymerase sigma factor, translating to MVDEAESGLIARAQAGDQRAFTALVRHYQDRLFRFILRLTGNRDEALDLTQESFLKAHQALARWRPEASFRSWLFRIAHNTTLDLLRRRACIEFVSFAECPGGEAEPAFPDAAPQPDQRLADRQSVELLGRTLQQLPVEQREILLLRELEEMSYSEIAATLGIAEGTVKSRLARARSAAIAGYQGLTGELRDD from the coding sequence ATGGTGGATGAAGCGGAAAGCGGACTGATCGCCCGCGCCCAGGCGGGCGATCAGCGCGCCTTCACGGCACTGGTCCGCCACTACCAGGATCGGCTGTTCCGCTTCATCCTGCGCCTGACCGGCAACCGTGACGAAGCCCTCGACCTGACCCAGGAGAGCTTCCTGAAAGCCCATCAGGCCCTGGCCCGCTGGCGACCGGAGGCGTCGTTCCGCAGCTGGCTGTTCCGCATTGCCCACAACACGACGCTCGACCTGCTGCGCCGCCGCGCCTGCATCGAGTTCGTCTCCTTTGCCGAATGCCCCGGCGGCGAAGCGGAGCCGGCCTTTCCCGACGCCGCGCCGCAGCCCGACCAGCGCCTGGCCGACCGGCAGAGCGTCGAACTGCTCGGCCGCACCCTGCAGCAACTGCCGGTCGAGCAGCGCGAGATTCTGCTGCTGCGCGAACTGGAAGAGATGTCGTACAGCGAAATTGCCGCCACCCTCGGCATTGCCGAAGGCACCGTCAAATCCCGGCTGGCCCGCGCCCGCAGCGCGGCCATCGCCGGCTATCAAGGCCTTACCGGAGAACTCCGCGATGACTGA
- a CDS encoding anti-sigma factor family protein → MTEHTAPKHTPDLPTLSAYLDGELDHHAEQRVAAHLAACPLCAARFAELQALSAGFKALPMASLGFDLAGVIEGRLAAAPRSAAARPERRWFSQWPLAIGAAASIAAGVFMGSALVAGRAAEVPRMAALRVFDIMPPGSLCIGLESCYRKESTQ, encoded by the coding sequence ATGACTGAGCACACCGCCCCCAAACACACGCCGGACCTGCCCACGCTGTCGGCCTATCTCGATGGCGAACTTGATCATCACGCGGAGCAGCGCGTCGCCGCCCATCTCGCCGCCTGCCCGCTGTGCGCCGCGCGATTCGCCGAGCTGCAGGCGCTTTCCGCCGGCTTCAAGGCGCTGCCCATGGCCAGCCTCGGCTTCGATCTGGCCGGCGTGATCGAAGGCCGCCTCGCCGCTGCGCCGCGTTCTGCCGCCGCCCGGCCCGAACGCCGCTGGTTCAGCCAGTGGCCGCTCGCCATCGGGGCCGCCGCCTCGATCGCCGCCGGCGTTTTCATGGGCTCGGCGCTGGTCGCCGGCCGCGCCGCCGAGGTGCCGCGCATGGCCGCGTTGCGCGTCTTCGACATCATGCCGCCGGGCAGCCTGTGCATCGGCCTCGAATCCTGCTACCGGAAGGAAAGCACCCAATGA
- a CDS encoding periplasmic heavy metal sensor codes for MKPTHLRLALALSLLINLGVLAALAYRSLAPDNAPPAGESLPRHLQLSAEQLHRWHESEADFLRQLASGAGQLRRHRDRMIGAIFAESPDHQLIDAERTAIARLQDEQQKLVIGQLLRERELLQPAQRARLASLLQGQPVGASTIEQLHRN; via the coding sequence ATGAAACCGACCCATCTGCGCCTCGCCCTCGCACTCTCCCTGCTGATCAATCTCGGCGTCCTGGCGGCCCTGGCCTACCGCAGCCTGGCGCCGGACAACGCGCCGCCGGCCGGCGAAAGCCTGCCGCGGCACCTGCAGTTGAGCGCCGAACAGCTGCACCGCTGGCACGAATCGGAAGCCGACTTCCTCAGACAGCTGGCCAGCGGCGCCGGCCAGCTGCGGAGGCATCGCGACCGGATGATCGGCGCCATCTTCGCCGAGTCGCCCGACCACCAATTGATCGATGCCGAACGCACAGCCATCGCGCGCCTGCAGGACGAACAGCAGAAGCTGGTGATCGGACAACTGCTGCGCGAACGCGAACTGCTGCAGCCGGCACAACGCGCACGACTGGCCAGCTTGCTGCAGGGACAGCCGGTCGGCGCGTCGACGATCGAGCAACTGCACCGCAATTAG
- a CDS encoding branched-chain amino acid transaminase, with product MQDRDGFIWLDGQWLPWRDATVHVLTHTLHYGYGCFEGLRAYATADGPAIFRLDEHLQRLEASAHILAIDLPFDRATLRQACREAVSRNGLSSAYIRPLVFLGAEKVGVDPAGAASHVMIAAWPWGAYLGGQALEEGIRVRVSSYARHHPNVQMCRAKAISTYANSILAIREAKRDGYDEAILLDTEGYVAEGSSENIFLVCNGEVLQPETTSALDGITRRTVCTLAAEAGLAVRSKRITRDELYCADEVFLTGTAAEITPVIEVDRRRVGNGRPGPLTRQLQESYFASVRGEQPAGRRWLTAV from the coding sequence ATGCAAGACCGCGACGGTTTCATCTGGCTCGACGGCCAGTGGCTGCCCTGGCGCGACGCCACGGTGCACGTGCTGACCCATACCCTGCATTACGGCTACGGCTGCTTCGAGGGCCTGCGGGCCTACGCAACGGCCGACGGCCCGGCGATCTTCCGGCTCGACGAGCATTTGCAGCGGCTCGAGGCTTCGGCCCACATTCTCGCCATCGATCTGCCTTTCGACCGCGCCACGCTGCGCCAGGCTTGCCGCGAAGCGGTCAGCCGCAACGGCCTGAGCAGCGCCTACATCCGGCCGCTGGTCTTTCTCGGCGCCGAGAAGGTGGGCGTCGACCCGGCCGGCGCGGCCAGCCATGTGATGATCGCCGCCTGGCCGTGGGGCGCCTATCTCGGCGGCCAGGCGCTGGAGGAGGGGATACGCGTCCGGGTTTCGTCCTATGCGCGGCATCACCCGAATGTCCAGATGTGCCGGGCCAAGGCGATCTCGACCTACGCCAACTCCATCCTCGCCATCCGCGAGGCGAAACGCGACGGTTACGACGAGGCGATCCTGCTCGATACCGAGGGCTATGTCGCCGAAGGCAGCAGCGAAAACATCTTTCTCGTCTGCAACGGCGAGGTGCTCCAGCCGGAAACCACGTCGGCGCTCGACGGCATCACCCGGCGCACGGTGTGCACGCTGGCCGCCGAGGCCGGATTGGCGGTGCGCAGCAAGCGCATCACGCGCGACGAGCTGTATTGCGCCGATGAGGTTTTCCTGACCGGCACGGCCGCCGAAATCACCCCGGTCATCGAAGTGGACCGGCGGCGCGTCGGCAACGGCCGCCCCGGGCCGCTGACCCGCCAGCTCCAGGAGAGCTATTTCGCCAGCGTGCGAGGCGAACAGCCGGCCGGCCGGAGATGGCTGACGGCGGTTTGA
- a CDS encoding DUF3365 domain-containing protein — protein sequence MKRILSVTLLLAALPALAQDLGTLTAETKKAVLPVIPKVVSAMQEAVAAQGVAGAIPVCKETAPQLIKAKRQETGWDIRRVSLKTRNAERATPDSWEVRQLADFNIRAANGEKPETLEKSEIVHIDGKPVFRYMKALPVADVCLKCHGPVDGMEAGLPAKLAASYPHDQATGHAKGQIRGALTVKRPL from the coding sequence ATGAAAAGAATCCTCTCCGTTACGCTGCTGCTCGCCGCCCTGCCGGCTCTCGCCCAGGATCTCGGCACCCTCACCGCCGAGACCAAAAAGGCCGTGCTGCCGGTCATTCCCAAGGTCGTCAGCGCCATGCAGGAAGCAGTCGCCGCGCAGGGCGTGGCGGGGGCCATCCCGGTCTGCAAGGAGACGGCACCGCAACTGATCAAGGCCAAGCGCCAGGAAACCGGCTGGGACATTCGCCGCGTCAGCCTGAAGACGCGCAATGCCGAACGCGCCACGCCGGACTCGTGGGAGGTGCGCCAACTGGCCGATTTCAATATCCGCGCCGCCAACGGCGAGAAGCCGGAGACACTCGAAAAGAGCGAGATCGTGCACATCGACGGCAAGCCGGTCTTCCGTTACATGAAAGCGCTGCCGGTCGCCGACGTCTGCCTCAAGTGCCACGGCCCGGTCGACGGCATGGAAGCCGGCCTGCCGGCCAAGCTGGCGGCAAGCTACCCGCACGACCAGGCCACCGGCCATGCCAAGGGCCAGATTCGCGGCGCCCTGACGGTCAAGCGTCCGTTGTAA
- a CDS encoding LysR family transcriptional regulator gives MDETMVYDLPDLRLVAAIADSGSLTRGAAQIHLAPSSASHRLSQLEAALGVALFVRHARGLTPTTAGESLLRHARQVFAQLEQMHADLAPYASGVVSQVTVFANTNAINCFLPEDLGDFLRDHPRIRVSLEEQPSPAIIQAVAAGQVEIGVVAAEPGLAGLETHPYRRDRLVLIVPAGHPLAGRDAVAFAEVLAEPFVGLHAGSAIHTFMMNAAAQLGGRLDVRIQVRSFNAVCRMVAAGVGIGMVPHSAVPAGDLSARPASLRTVQITDAWAPRDLQLCVRSRAALGPAAAALFDHLASKGGGEITTDA, from the coding sequence ATGGACGAAACCATGGTCTACGATCTTCCCGATTTGCGGCTGGTCGCGGCGATCGCCGACAGCGGCAGCCTGACCCGCGGCGCGGCGCAGATCCATCTGGCGCCATCTTCGGCTAGCCATCGTTTGAGCCAGCTGGAAGCGGCGCTCGGCGTGGCGTTGTTCGTCCGCCATGCCCGCGGCCTGACCCCGACGACGGCCGGCGAATCGCTGCTGCGCCATGCCCGGCAGGTGTTCGCCCAGCTCGAACAGATGCACGCCGACCTCGCTCCTTACGCCAGCGGCGTGGTCAGCCAGGTCACGGTGTTCGCCAACACCAATGCGATCAACTGTTTTCTGCCGGAAGATCTCGGCGATTTCCTGCGCGACCATCCGCGCATCCGGGTCAGTCTTGAGGAGCAGCCGAGTCCGGCGATCATCCAGGCAGTGGCGGCCGGCCAGGTGGAAATCGGCGTGGTCGCCGCCGAACCCGGGCTGGCCGGGCTGGAAACCCATCCCTACCGGCGCGACCGGCTGGTCCTCATCGTTCCGGCCGGGCATCCGCTGGCCGGGCGCGACGCGGTGGCTTTTGCCGAAGTGCTGGCCGAACCCTTCGTCGGCCTGCATGCCGGCAGCGCCATTCACACCTTCATGATGAATGCCGCCGCCCAGCTTGGCGGGCGGCTCGATGTGCGGATCCAGGTGCGCAGCTTCAATGCGGTGTGCCGAATGGTCGCGGCCGGCGTCGGGATCGGCATGGTGCCGCACTCGGCCGTTCCCGCGGGCGACTTGAGCGCCCGGCCGGCCAGCCTGCGGACGGTGCAGATCACCGACGCCTGGGCGCCGCGCGACCTGCAGCTATGCGTTCGTTCACGGGCCGCGCTCGGCCCGGCGGCGGCCGCCCTGTTCGACCATCTGGCGAGCAAGGGCGGCGGCGAAATTACAACGGACGCTTGA
- a CDS encoding DMT family transporter, with protein MNRSPLTTTENRNYRLGFWLAIGAAFGFSAKAIFVKLAYLVPPAVDGLTHVDAITLLALRMAFAAPAFGIAALQTKSAGALSGRQWAALIVVGLAGYYGASLFDFWGLMFISAGLERLILFTYPTLTVLLGVVFFAKRLTGREILALVLTYAGIAAAFAHDLNLAADTRTVWTGAALVFASSLSYAVYLSGGGQLIARLGSGRFTALAMAVATAATFLHYLVARPWDEVFRQPWPIYALAAGMALISTVIPVFMQSAAIKAIGAGRASMVGMIGPLATILLGWLLLDESVSVWQLGGSAFVILGVLLVVRR; from the coding sequence ATGAACCGCTCGCCCCTGACGACGACCGAAAACCGTAACTACCGCCTCGGCTTCTGGCTCGCCATCGGCGCGGCCTTCGGTTTCTCGGCCAAGGCCATCTTCGTCAAGCTGGCCTACCTGGTTCCGCCGGCGGTCGACGGCCTGACCCATGTCGATGCCATTACCCTGCTCGCCCTGCGCATGGCTTTTGCCGCCCCGGCCTTCGGCATTGCGGCGCTGCAAACGAAGAGCGCGGGCGCGCTGAGCGGCCGCCAGTGGGCGGCACTGATCGTCGTCGGGCTGGCCGGCTACTACGGCGCCAGCCTTTTCGACTTCTGGGGCCTGATGTTCATTTCGGCCGGCCTTGAGCGGCTGATCCTGTTTACCTACCCGACCCTGACCGTGCTGCTCGGCGTGGTGTTTTTTGCCAAACGGCTGACCGGGCGCGAAATTCTCGCGCTGGTTCTGACCTACGCCGGGATTGCCGCCGCTTTCGCCCACGACCTCAACCTGGCGGCCGATACCCGCACGGTGTGGACGGGGGCGGCCCTGGTTTTCGCCTCGAGCCTGTCCTACGCCGTCTATCTGTCAGGCGGCGGGCAGCTGATCGCCCGTCTCGGTAGCGGCCGGTTCACCGCGCTGGCCATGGCCGTCGCCACCGCCGCGACCTTTCTGCATTACCTGGTGGCCCGGCCGTGGGACGAAGTCTTTCGCCAGCCCTGGCCGATCTATGCGCTGGCCGCCGGCATGGCGCTGATCTCGACGGTCATTCCGGTATTCATGCAATCGGCCGCGATCAAGGCGATCGGCGCCGGCCGCGCCTCGATGGTCGGCATGATCGGTCCGCTCGCCACCATCCTGCTCGGCTGGCTGTTGCTCGATGAAAGCGTTTCCGTCTGGCAGCTCGGCGGCTCGGCTTTCGTCATCCTCGGCGTCCTGCTCGTCGTCCGGCGCTAA
- a CDS encoding PTS sugar transporter subunit IIA yields MIGILLITHGSYGEALVQNACHVLNKRPAQLMQLGVAPQDDPLDLLPLARQMLAQVDNGKGALVLTDIFGASPANLALKLLEPGHIEGLTGVNLPMLVRALTYREKGMEILLQRARDGARDGIFNMLEH; encoded by the coding sequence ATGATCGGAATCCTATTAATCACCCATGGCAGCTACGGCGAGGCGCTGGTGCAGAACGCCTGCCATGTGCTGAACAAGCGCCCGGCACAGCTGATGCAGCTTGGCGTGGCACCGCAGGACGACCCGCTCGACCTGTTGCCGCTCGCCCGCCAGATGCTGGCCCAGGTCGATAACGGCAAAGGGGCGCTGGTCCTCACCGACATCTTCGGCGCCAGCCCGGCCAATCTCGCCCTCAAACTGCTCGAACCCGGCCATATCGAAGGCCTCACCGGCGTCAATCTGCCGATGCTCGTACGCGCCCTGACGTATCGCGAAAAGGGTATGGAAATCCTGCTGCAGCGAGCCAGGGATGGCGCCCGCGACGGCATTTTCAACATGCTGGAACATTGA
- a CDS encoding HPr family phosphocarrier protein, translated as MLTRDTEIINKLGLHARASAKLTQLAGKYKSEIWMSKGARRINAKSIMGVMMLAAGKGATVSIETDGADEAEAMDALLALIADYFGEGE; from the coding sequence ATGCTGACCAGAGACACTGAAATCATCAACAAACTGGGCCTGCATGCGCGGGCCTCCGCCAAGCTGACCCAGCTCGCCGGAAAATACAAATCCGAAATCTGGATGTCCAAGGGCGCCCGCCGCATCAACGCCAAGAGCATCATGGGCGTGATGATGCTGGCGGCCGGCAAGGGCGCCACGGTCAGCATCGAAACCGACGGGGCCGACGAAGCGGAGGCGATGGATGCGCTGCTCGCCTTGATTGCCGACTACTTCGGCGAAGGGGAGTAA
- the ptsP gene encoding phosphoenolpyruvate--protein phosphotransferase — MSFALHGLGVSGGIAIGRALLMSHATLEVSHLTVAPRMVDKEIARFEAAVKAVKDELEAMKGTTEHAPAELAAFIDIHTMFLEDPELVDKPREIIRERRCNAEWALVQQMEHLVRQFEQFDDPYLRERKLDVRQVVERVIKELLGHPSRAVMKAGKGLKEETLIVVAHDLSPADVITFKEHRFASFITDVGGATSHTAILARSMAIPSVVGMENARSLIRDGEQLIVDGQRGVVIVNPDPRVLEEYQLRKNQIELEESKLKRLKTAKSQTIDGVEVHLYANIELPGDIPEALEGGAEGIGLFRTEFLFLDRGDMPDEQEQYEAYRKVVKGMAGRPVTIRTFDLGNDKDLRPDSSFGDRVKTNPALGRRAIRLSLAEPQMFQTQLRAILRASKHGPIKLLIPMLAHAHEIDQTLAALEQAKSSLRGEKISFDENIEVGGMIEIPAAALAIGLFLRRLNFLSIGTNDLIQYTLAIDRSDEQVAALYDPLHPAVLMLLAHTMASAEKVGIPVSVCGEMAGDPKLTRLFLGMGLRIFSMHPSQILKVKNRVLKADVSELAPNVRRMLRLEEPGKLREALEKLNA, encoded by the coding sequence ATGAGCTTCGCCCTGCACGGTCTCGGCGTCTCCGGCGGCATCGCCATCGGGCGGGCCTTGCTGATGTCGCACGCGACGCTCGAGGTTTCGCACCTGACCGTCGCACCGCGCATGGTCGACAAGGAAATCGCCCGCTTCGAGGCCGCCGTCAAGGCGGTCAAGGATGAACTGGAGGCGATGAAGGGCACGACCGAGCATGCGCCGGCCGAGCTTGCCGCCTTCATCGACATCCACACCATGTTCCTCGAAGATCCGGAACTGGTGGACAAGCCGCGCGAGATCATCCGCGAACGACGCTGCAATGCCGAATGGGCGCTGGTCCAGCAGATGGAACACCTGGTCCGCCAGTTCGAACAATTCGACGACCCCTACCTGCGCGAACGCAAGCTCGATGTCCGTCAGGTCGTCGAGCGCGTCATCAAGGAGCTGCTCGGCCACCCCAGCCGCGCCGTGATGAAAGCCGGCAAGGGCCTCAAGGAAGAAACGCTGATCGTCGTCGCCCACGACCTGTCGCCGGCCGACGTCATCACCTTCAAGGAACACCGCTTCGCCTCCTTCATCACCGACGTCGGCGGCGCCACCTCGCACACGGCGATTCTCGCCCGCAGCATGGCGATCCCGTCGGTAGTCGGGATGGAGAATGCCCGCTCGCTGATTCGCGATGGCGAACAGCTGATCGTCGACGGCCAGCGGGGCGTCGTCATCGTCAATCCGGACCCGCGCGTGCTCGAGGAATACCAGCTGCGCAAGAACCAGATCGAGCTGGAAGAATCGAAGCTGAAGCGCTTGAAGACGGCAAAATCGCAGACGATCGACGGCGTTGAAGTGCACTTGTACGCCAACATCGAACTGCCCGGCGACATCCCGGAAGCCCTGGAGGGCGGCGCCGAAGGCATCGGCCTGTTCCGCACCGAGTTCCTCTTCCTCGACCGCGGCGACATGCCCGACGAACAGGAGCAGTACGAGGCCTACCGCAAAGTGGTCAAGGGCATGGCCGGCCGGCCGGTCACCATCCGCACCTTCGACCTCGGCAACGACAAGGATCTGCGCCCGGACTCCAGTTTCGGCGACCGGGTCAAGACCAACCCGGCGCTCGGCCGCCGCGCCATCCGGCTATCGCTGGCCGAACCGCAGATGTTCCAGACCCAGTTGCGCGCCATCCTGCGCGCCTCGAAACACGGGCCGATCAAGTTACTGATTCCGATGCTCGCCCACGCCCACGAAATCGACCAGACGCTGGCCGCGCTGGAACAGGCGAAATCGAGCCTGCGCGGCGAGAAGATCAGCTTCGACGAAAACATCGAGGTCGGCGGCATGATCGAAATTCCGGCGGCCGCGCTGGCCATCGGCCTCTTCCTGCGCCGGCTGAATTTCCTGTCGATCGGCACCAACGACCTGATCCAGTACACGCTGGCCATCGATCGCTCCGACGAGCAGGTCGCCGCACTCTACGACCCGCTGCACCCGGCCGTCCTGATGCTGCTGGCGCACACCATGGCGAGCGCCGAAAAGGTCGGCATCCCGGTTTCGGTCTGCGGTGAAATGGCCGGCGATCCGAAGCTGACCCGACTCTTCCTCGGCATGGGTCTGCGCATCTTCTCGATGCACCCGTCGCAGATCCTCAAGGTGAAGAACCGTGTCCTGAAGGCCGATGTCAGCGAACTCGCCCCCAACGTCCGGCGCATGCTGCGCCTCGAAGAACCGGGCAAGCTGCGCGAAGCGCTGGAAAAACTGAACGCCTGA
- a CDS encoding tetratricopeptide repeat protein produces the protein MTSLLARFCLAVVCSLTCLAAHAGNVDADLRQAAKLHKGGETVPAVAIWKAWAEQGNVDAAYNLAVIHQHGDGVPTDYAEALRWYRVAAERGDKASQFQIGLMYQVGQGVAADQEEAHRWFTMNRRHHLHHEHQPQMVAWRQQALALIEERDRREQVAAARNGSAQVLADLKRRAGISDERPTATVALASQTSLR, from the coding sequence ATGACCTCGCTCCTTGCCCGTTTTTGTCTCGCTGTCGTTTGTTCCCTGACCTGTCTCGCCGCCCATGCGGGAAATGTCGACGCCGATCTGCGGCAGGCGGCAAAACTGCACAAGGGGGGCGAGACGGTGCCCGCGGTGGCGATCTGGAAAGCCTGGGCCGAACAGGGAAATGTCGATGCCGCCTATAACCTGGCGGTGATTCACCAGCACGGCGACGGCGTGCCGACCGACTATGCCGAGGCCTTGCGCTGGTACCGCGTGGCCGCCGAGCGGGGCGACAAGGCATCGCAGTTCCAGATCGGCCTGATGTACCAGGTCGGTCAGGGCGTTGCCGCCGATCAGGAGGAAGCGCATCGCTGGTTCACGATGAATCGCCGGCATCATCTGCACCATGAGCACCAACCGCAGATGGTCGCCTGGCGCCAGCAGGCGCTCGCCCTGATCGAAGAGCGCGACCGTCGGGAGCAGGTGGCGGCAGCGCGGAACGGTTCGGCCCAGGTGCTGGCCGATCTCAAACGGCGAGCCGGGATCAGCGACGAGCGGCCGACGGCGACGGTTGCCTTGGCTAGCCAGACCAGCCTGCGCTGA